A part of Chloroflexota bacterium genomic DNA contains:
- the glpD gene encoding glycerol-3-phosphate dehydrogenase, with protein sequence MAVTQARQNWLEGGVYDLIVIGGGINGAGVARDAAQRGMNVALLEKNDFSSGTTQAPTRLIHGGLRYLEHFEFSLVFESLQEREILLKIAPHLVKPLPFLIPIYKHSRRGVLLVNMGMLLYDMLSWNKSLPHYKPLSAKQVLEMEPGLDPDGLQGGVMYYDCQVDWPERLCLANALAARADGAYVRNYTEVIGFLGTAQSVEGVRVRERLTGREYELRSKLVVNAAGPWADAVTNLLTKEEPRRVLQTKGTHLVVPPFANAPKHAIYIEAKSDGRPYFVVPWVGTMLIGTTDDPYDENLDDVRPTEQEARYLLNEVNAIFPGAHLTTEDVQHTYTGLRGLPLQKGKSTGAVSRRSFVHDHEKEAGVRGLISIIGGKLTAYRSLAEEVVDHAQAKLKLPGVKPCRTRTTPLPGGDIADIAAYTSAESEAQARQYELQPSQIAHLIELYGTQHKDVLALVAATPALGVRLMKSRPDIAAEVAFAVEREMAVRLSDFFVRRSGLVTWDGRDEGLVRGVARIFAERLKWDTARTEAEIEAWRDERERLFTLQVPLG encoded by the coding sequence ATGGCAGTCACCCAGGCACGTCAGAACTGGCTGGAAGGCGGGGTATATGATCTGATCGTCATCGGCGGCGGCATCAACGGCGCGGGCGTTGCGCGCGATGCCGCCCAGCGCGGCATGAACGTCGCCCTGCTGGAGAAGAACGACTTCTCATCGGGCACGACCCAGGCGCCGACGCGCTTGATCCATGGCGGCCTGCGCTACCTGGAGCATTTCGAGTTCTCGCTGGTCTTTGAATCGCTGCAGGAGCGCGAAATCCTGCTTAAAATCGCGCCGCATCTGGTGAAGCCGCTGCCGTTTCTGATTCCGATCTACAAGCACAGCCGCCGCGGCGTGCTGCTGGTCAATATGGGTATGCTGCTGTACGACATGTTGTCGTGGAACAAGAGCCTGCCGCACTACAAGCCGCTTTCGGCGAAGCAGGTGTTGGAGATGGAGCCGGGGCTCGACCCGGACGGCCTGCAGGGCGGCGTGATGTACTACGACTGCCAGGTCGACTGGCCGGAGCGACTCTGCCTGGCCAATGCGCTGGCCGCGCGCGCCGATGGCGCATACGTGCGCAACTACACCGAGGTGATCGGCTTCCTGGGCACGGCGCAGAGCGTCGAGGGCGTGCGCGTGCGCGAGAGGCTGACCGGCCGTGAGTATGAGTTGCGCAGCAAGCTCGTGGTCAACGCCGCCGGGCCGTGGGCCGATGCGGTCACGAACTTGCTGACCAAAGAAGAGCCGCGCCGCGTTTTGCAGACCAAAGGTACGCACCTGGTCGTGCCGCCGTTCGCGAACGCGCCGAAGCACGCCATCTACATCGAGGCCAAGAGCGACGGCCGCCCGTACTTCGTCGTGCCGTGGGTCGGCACGATGCTGATCGGCACGACCGACGACCCGTACGACGAGAACCTCGACGATGTGCGCCCGACGGAACAGGAGGCGCGCTACCTGCTGAACGAGGTGAACGCGATCTTCCCCGGCGCGCACCTGACCACCGAGGACGTGCAGCACACGTACACCGGCCTGCGCGGGCTGCCGCTGCAGAAGGGCAAGTCGACGGGCGCCGTGTCGCGCCGCTCGTTCGTGCATGACCACGAAAAAGAAGCGGGCGTGCGCGGCTTGATCTCGATCATCGGCGGCAAGCTGACGGCGTATCGCAGCCTCGCCGAGGAAGTCGTGGACCATGCGCAGGCGAAGCTCAAGCTGCCCGGCGTCAAGCCGTGCCGCACACGCACGACGCCGCTGCCCGGCGGCGACATCGCGGATATCGCCGCGTATACCAGCGCCGAGAGCGAGGCGCAGGCGCGCCAGTACGAGTTGCAGCCGTCGCAGATCGCGCACCTGATCGAGCTGTACGGCACGCAGCACAAGGACGTGCTGGCGCTTGTCGCGGCGACGCCCGCGCTGGGTGTGCGGCTCATGAAGTCGCGCCCGGACATCGCCGCCGAGGTGGCGTTCGCCGTCGAGCGCGAGATGGCGGTACGCCTGTCGGACTTCTTCGTGCGCCGCAGCGGCCTGGTGACGTGGGATGGCCGCGACGAGGGATTGGTGCGCGGCGTGGCCCGCATCTTCGCCGAGCGCTTGAAGTGGGACACCGCGCGCACGGAAGCCGAAATCGAGGCATGGCGCGACGAGCGCGAGCGCCTGTTTACGTTGCAGGTGCCGCTGGGCTAA
- a CDS encoding ABC transporter substrate-binding protein: protein MGGSNGEAIEEMGKRYNAQSKTCFVDPIFQGSYDDSLNKIKAGIQSKEVPALAQMFDLATAVLIDLQVTKPMQDFIDADKYDISDYEPNVLAYYSVSGKLYGMPFNTSNPMLYYNKDAFKAAGLDPNKPPRTYAEVLDAAKKLTKKDAGGKVSMYGYSMAIYGWFFEQLLAASGGLYLDNGNGRDARATKATFNSPEGVKIMQWWKDGFDQGVFGNFGRATADTQKAFDAQQTAMMIESTAGLRARLAAAQGKFELGTAYLPRPDEAAYTKSGTIIGGASVYIMKDRPAAEQGCAWDFVKFVTSPAIQAYWHTASGYYPVRKASYAVQEDKDWVAKYPQFTTAVDQLHAAPNIRATQGALTGVMPSARQRTELAIEELLAGKANAQQALDNAANDVTKLIADYNRTVK, encoded by the coding sequence ATGGGCGGCTCGAACGGCGAAGCGATCGAGGAAATGGGCAAGCGCTACAATGCGCAGTCCAAGACCTGCTTCGTCGATCCGATCTTCCAGGGTTCGTATGACGACTCCCTGAACAAGATCAAGGCCGGCATCCAGTCGAAGGAAGTGCCCGCGCTGGCGCAGATGTTCGACCTGGCGACCGCGGTGCTGATCGACCTGCAGGTGACCAAGCCGATGCAGGACTTCATCGACGCCGACAAGTACGACATCAGCGACTACGAACCGAACGTGCTGGCGTACTACTCGGTCAGCGGCAAGCTGTACGGCATGCCGTTCAACACGTCGAACCCAATGCTGTACTACAACAAGGACGCGTTCAAGGCCGCCGGGCTCGACCCGAACAAGCCGCCGCGCACCTATGCCGAAGTGCTCGACGCCGCCAAGAAGCTGACGAAGAAGGATGCCGGCGGCAAGGTGTCGATGTACGGCTACTCGATGGCGATCTACGGCTGGTTCTTCGAGCAGCTGCTGGCCGCGTCGGGCGGTCTGTATCTGGACAATGGCAACGGCCGCGACGCGCGCGCCACGAAGGCGACGTTCAACTCGCCCGAGGGCGTGAAGATCATGCAGTGGTGGAAGGACGGCTTCGACCAGGGCGTCTTCGGCAACTTCGGCCGCGCCACGGCCGACACGCAGAAGGCGTTCGACGCCCAGCAGACGGCGATGATGATCGAATCGACCGCCGGCCTGCGCGCCCGCCTGGCCGCGGCGCAGGGCAAGTTCGAGCTCGGCACGGCCTACCTGCCGCGCCCGGATGAGGCGGCCTATACGAAGTCGGGCACGATCATCGGCGGCGCGTCGGTCTACATCATGAAGGACCGCCCGGCGGCCGAGCAGGGCTGCGCGTGGGACTTCGTCAAGTTCGTGACGTCGCCTGCGATTCAGGCGTACTGGCACACCGCCAGCGGCTACTATCCGGTCCGTAAGGCATCGTACGCCGTGCAGGAGGACAAGGACTGGGTCGCGAAGTATCCGCAGTTCACGACCGCAGTCGACCAACTGCACGCCGCGCCGAACATCCGCGCGACGCAGGGCGCGCTGACCGGTGTCATGCCGTCGGCCCGCCAGCGCACCGAACTGGCGATCGAGGAGTTGCTCGCCGGCAAGGCCAACGCGCAGCAGGCGCTGGATAACGCCGCGAACGATGTGACGAAGCTGATCGCCGACTACAACCGCACCGTCAAGTAG